Proteins found in one Anabas testudineus chromosome 1, fAnaTes1.2, whole genome shotgun sequence genomic segment:
- the si:zfos-323e3.4 gene encoding volume-regulated anion channel subunit LRRC8C, with translation MIPVGEFRHFASEQNTKYRLLKPWWDVFSEYLCIAMLMIGVFGCTLQLTQEKIACLPSQFTSPTPQAIDCSYIRAYRENETLQHTLVRPVNPVIQEAFGRKNDLDIHQYVFVNHYCYERFVHWYAKYFPYLVVIHTMIFMVASSFWFKFPGTSSKIDIFVTILGKCFDSPWTTRALSEVSEERGEEKLVSWRRNTMSSDPRDQPGTEEETVGLFSSVKSNPEKKYPESQSALSVLDKKEGEQAKALFEKVKKFRTHVEEADILYLMYVLQTSLKVVKFLVIIIYTAVLVPNVEIVVRCYVPPELTGFDIYCCNHNKAHLFSKLSYCYICFVGVYGLMCIYALYWLFHRPLKVYSFEHVRLETGIGDIPDVKNDFAFLLHLVDQYDALYSKRFAVFLSEVSESRLHQLNLNNEWTAKKLRTSLTRNARNQLELHLLMLPGLPDTVFEITEVESLKLEQVKNVTIPPCVAKLDSLQELSLIYCPAKLQLPALNHFKEHLKVLRLSFESLEELPMWMYTLHGLEELHLKGPLTNEVSRSATLDSLRELKALRVLTLHSNLIKIPPTIGDVALQLQRLCINNENVKLQAFSSLKKLANLVTLELVCCELERIPSAVFSLNNLQELDLKENKLTTVEEILSLQHCRRLVTLRLWHNKITYIPDHISKLHSLEKLDVSWNKLRKVPSRLFYCTKLRHLDVSHNQLTSLPPEVGILQGLQFFSAAFNSLEMLPEELFSCKRLTTLILGNNCLSSLSPRVANLARLVRLEIKGNRLESLPPEIGDCALLTHSGLIVEESLLDLLPSHVKHRLTND, from the exons atGATCCCAGTGGGTGAATTCAGACACTTTGCCTCAGAGCAGAACACCAAGTATCGCCTGCTGAAGCCATGGTGGGATGTTTTCTCAGAGTACCTGTGCATTGCTATGCTAATGATCGGAGTCTTTGGCTGCACCTTGCAG cTCACTCAAGAGAAGATTGCTTGTCTGCCAAGTCAGTTCACCAGCCCCACACCTCAGGCAATTGACTGCAGCTACATCCGGGCATACAGGGAGAATGAAACATTGCAGCACACGCTGGTCAGACCTGTGAATCCTGTCATCCAAGAGGCTTTTGGCCGCAAAAACGACCTAGACATCCATCAGTACGTGTTTGTCAACCATTACTGCTACGAGAGGTTTGTCCACTGGTATGCAAAGTACTTCCCATACCTTGTTGTGATCCATACTATGATCTTTATGGTGGCAAGCAGCTTCTGGTTCAAATTTCCTGGGACATCTTCaaaaattgacatttttgtCACCATTCTTGGGAAGTGCTTTGATTCACCCTGGACCACAAGGGCCCTGAGTGAAGTTTctgaggaaagaggagaggagaagctgGTTAGCTGGAGGAGGAACACCATGTCAAGTGATCCCAGAGATCAACCAGGAACTGAGGAGGAGACTGTGGGGCTTTTCTCCTCTGTAAAGTCAAATCCAGAAAAGAAATACCCAGAATCTCAGTCTGCCCTTTCTGTCTTGGATAAGAAGGAAGGGGAGCAGGCCAAAGCGCTGTTTGAGAAGGTGAAGAAGTTCAGAACTCATGTAGAAGAAGCAGACATCTTGTATCTCATGTATGTGCTGCAAACATCCCTGAAGGTTGTCAAGTTCCTTGTAATTATTATCTACACCGCAGTGCTGGTACCAAACGTCGAGATAGTAGTGCGTTGTTACGTTCCTCCGGAGCTGACTGGCTTTGATATATATTGCTGTAATCACAACAAAGCCCACCTGTTCTCCAAGCTTTCATATTGCTATATCTGCTTTGTGGGAGTATATGGACTTATGTGCATTTACGCCCTCTATTGGTTGTTTCATCGGCCCCTGAAGGTGTACTCCTTTGAGCATGTCAGATTGGAGACAGGTATTGGTGACATACCTGATGTGAAGAACGATTTTGCATTCCTGCTGCACCTTGTGGATCAGTATGATGCACTTTACTCTAAAAGAtttgctgtctttctctctgaagTCAGCGAGAGTCGCCTCCATCAGCTCAACCTGAACAATGAGTGGACTGCCAAAAAGCTGCGTACCTCTCTCACCAGGAATGCCAGAAACCAGTTGGAGCTCCACCTGTTAATGTTGCCAGGGCTTCCTGACACAGTCTTTGAGATTACTGAAGTGGAATCGCTCAAACTAGAGCAAGTTAAAAATGTAACCATCCCACCTTGTGTGGCAAAGCTCGACTCTCTTCAGGAGTTATCACTGATCTACTGCCCTGCAAAGCTCCAGCTGCCAGCTCTGAACCACTTCAAGGAACATTTAAAGGTCCTACGTCTGTCTTTTGAAAGTTTAGAGGAGCTGCCTATGTGGATGTACACCCTGCATGGCCTGGAGGAGTTACATCTGAAAGGTCCTTTAACCAACGAGGTGTCCAGAAGTGCCACTTTGGACTCCCTTCGAGAGCTTAAAGCTCTGAGAGTCCTCACTCTCCACTCCAACCTTATAAAGATCCCACCCACCATAGGGGATGTAGCGCTGCAGCTGCAAAGGTTGTGcatcaataatgaaaatgtcaaGCTCCAAGCTTTTAGCAGCCTGAAGAAGTTAGCCAACCTAGTCACACTGGAGTTAGTATGCTGTGAGTTAGAGCGCATACCAAGTGCTGTCTTCAGCCTGAACAATCTGCAGGAGTTGGAccttaaagaaaacaaacttacTACTGTGGAGGAGATTCTGAGTCTACAGCACTGCCGCCGTTTAGTGACACTCCGACTGTGGCACAACAAAATCACGTACATCCCTGATCATATCAGTAAGCTGCACTCCCTGGAGAAGCTGGACGTTAGCTGGAACAAGCTTCGAAAGGTTCCCTCTCGACTGTTTTATTGCACTAAGCTCAGGCACCTTGATGTTTCCCACAACCAGCtcacctctctccctcctgaGGTAGGAATCCTGCAGGGACTTCAGTTCTTCTCAGCAGCTTTCAACTCTTTAGAGATGCTGCCAGAGGAGCTGTTCTCCTGTAAAAGGCTAACAACACTGATTCTCGGCAACAACTGCCTGTCTTCTCTGAGTCCCAGAGTAGCCAATCTGGCCCGGCTGGTCCGGCTGGAGATTAAAGGGAATCGTTTGGAGTCTCTACCTCCGGAGATAGGGGATTGTGCCCTGCTTACTCACAGTGGGTTGATAGTAGAGGAGAGCCTGCTGGATCTGTTGCCATCACATGTTAAACACAGGTTGACTAATGACTGA
- the keap1b gene encoding kelch-like ECH-associated protein 1B, whose amino-acid sequence MTQYLTECKALVTPSTHNGHRVFSYTLESHTAAAFAIMNELRQERQLCDVTLRVRYKDLEAVDFVAHKVVLASSSPVFRAMFTNGLKECGMELVPIEGIHPKVMQRLIEFAYTASISVGEKCVIHVMNGAVMYQIDSVVKACCDFLVQQLDPSNAIGIANFAEQIGCTELHQKAREYIYMNFSQVATQEEFFNLSHCQLVTLISRDELNVRCESEVFQACVAWVRYDQDNRRPYVQALLQAVRCHSLTPNFLQTQLQSLDWDPQCKDYLSQIFQDLTLHKPTKVIPCRTPKVPQLIYTAGGYFRQSLSFLEAYNPCTGAWLRLADLQVPRSGLAACVISGLFYAVGGRNNAPDGNMDSNALDCYNPMNNCWRPCAPMSVPRNRIGVGVIDGMIYAVGGSHGCIHHNSVERYDPERDLWQLVAPMLTRRIGVGVAVINRLLYAVGGFDGASRLSSCECYNPEKDEWKTMASMNTVRSGAGVCPLGNSIFVMGGYDGTNQLNTVERYDVETDTWSFAASMRHRRSALGVTALLGRIYVLGGYDGNTFLDSVECYDPEEDIWSEVTHMTSGRSGVGVAVTMEPCQKDLHPCQKCEECHSATSGSHHHNQQHGGPLSKGT is encoded by the exons ATGACACAGTATCTGACAGAATGCAAAGCGCTGGTGACTCCGTCCACGCACAATGGCCACCGCGTCTTCAGCTACACGCTAGAGAGCCACACAGCAGCCGCCTTCGCCATCATGAACGAGCTGCGTCAGGAGCGTCAGCTTTGCGACGTCACTCTGCGTGTGCGCTACAAAGACCTCGAGGCGGTGGACTTTGTGGCTCACAAGGTGGTGCTGGCCTCATCATCTCCAGTCTTCAGGGCTATGTTCACCAACGGCCTGAAGGAGTGTGGTATGGAGTTAGTGCCCATCGAGGGAATCCACCCCAAG GTAATGCAAAGACTCATAGAGTTCGCCTACACAGCCAGCATCTCTGTAGGGGAGAAGTGTGTGATCCACGTGATGAATGGTGCCGTCATGTACCAGATAGACAGCGTGGTCAAGGCCTGCTGCGATTTCCTTGTCCAGCAGCTCGACCCCAGCAACGCTATTGGCATCGCTAACTTTGCAGAGCAGATTGGTTGCACAGAGCTCCACCAGAAGGCCAGAGAATACATCTACATGAACTTCAGCCAG GTGGCAACCCAAGAGGAGTTTTTCAACTTGTCCCACTGCCAACTTGTCACCCTTATCAGTCGCGATGAGCTCAATGTGCGCTGCGAATCTGAAGTCTTCCAGGCTTGCGTGGCCTGGGTGCGCTATGACCAGGATAACAGGCGACCGTATGTCCAGGCCTTGCTCCAGGCTGTCCGCTGTCATTCTCTCACCCCCAATTTCCTGCAGACCCAGCTCCAGTCTCTGGACTGGGACCCCCAGTGTAAAGATTACCTGTCGCAGATCTTCCAGGACCTCACCCTCCACAAGCCCACCAAAGTCATTCCTTGCCGAACTCCAAAGGTGCCGCAGCTCATCTACACAGCAGGGGGTTATTTTCGTCAGTCTCTCAGTTTCCTAGAGGCATATAATCCTTGTACAGGAGCCTGGCTGAGGCTAGCGGACCTGCAGGTGCCCCGAAGTGGCCTGGCAGCCTGTGTGATCAGTGGGCTTTTCTATGCTGTAGGAGGAAGAAACAACGCACCTGATGGAAACATGGATTCGAATGCTTTGGACTGCTACAATCCCATGAACAACTGCTGGCGGCCGTGTGCACCAATGAGCGTGCCGAGGAACCGAATCGGAGTCGGTGTCATCGATGGAATGATATATGCAGTTGGAGGATCACATGGGTGCATTCATCATAATAGTGTAGAAAG GTATGATCCAGAAAGGGACCTGTGGCAGCTGGTAGCACCTATGTTAACACGGCGCATCGGCGTGGGTGTGGCAGTCATTAACCGGCTGCTTTATGCTGTGGGGGGGTTTGACGGGGCCAGCCGGCTTAGCTCCTGTGAATGCTACAACCCAGAGAAGGATGAGTGGAAGACCATGGCCTCCATGAATACTGTCCGCTCTGGAGCTG gtGTCTGCCCACTGGGGAATTCCATATTTGTGATGGGCGGCTACGATGGTACCAACCagctgaacacagtggagcGCTATGATGTGGAAACTGATACATGGAGCTTTGCTGCCTCCATGAGGCACAGGCGCAGTGCTCTGGGAGTTACTGCATTACTGGGACGCATCTATGTATTGG GAGGCTACGATGGCAACACTTTCCTGGACAGCGTGGAGTGTTACGATCCAGAGGAGGACATCTGGTCAGAGGTGACACACATGACATCAGGACGAAGCGGCGTGGGTGTAGCCGTTACCATGGAGCCCTGCCAGAAAGACCTGCATCCTTGTCAAAAGTGTGAGGAGTGTCATTCAGCCACATCGGGTTCACATCATCACAATCAGCAGCACGGTGGGCCCTTAAGCAAAGGCACATGA
- the cdkn2d gene encoding cyclin-dependent kinase 4 inhibitor D produces the protein MVLSQMDAGKALTAAAAKGNTGEVRRILEECRVHPDTLNEFGRTALQVMMMGNSKIATLLLEKGADPNIQDKQGITPVHDAARTGFLDTVQVLVEYGASVNMPDHSGALPIHIAIREGHRDVVEFLAPRSDLKHANVSGQTAIDVARASRVPDMIDLLFAHIHS, from the exons ATGGTCCTTAGTCAGATGGATGCCGGTAAAGCTTTGACGGCGGCAGCAGCTAAAGGGAATACCGGCGAGGTGCGGCGGATCCTGGAGGAATGCAGAGTGCATCCTGATACCCTCAATGAATTTGGCAGGACTGCCCTACAA gtgatgatgatggggaACTCCAAAATTGCAACTTTACTGTTGGAAAAAGGAGCGGACCCCAACATTCAAGACAAGCAGGGGATCACGCCCGTCCATGACGCAGCCAGAACAGGGTTCCTGGACACTGTGCAGGTTCTGGTGGAGTATGGTGCTTCGGTGAACATGCCAGACCACAGCGGGGCCCTGCCTATCCACATTGCCATCCGAGAGGGGCACCGAGATGTGGTGGAGTTCCTGGCACCACGATCCGACCTGAAGCACGCCAACGTCAGTGGTCAGACAGCGATAGACGTGGCCCGAGCTTCTCGTGTTCCTGATATGATTGACTTGCTTTTCGCTCATATTCATAGTTAG
- the ap1m2 gene encoding AP-1 complex subunit mu-2 — protein sequence MSASAIFVLDLKGKVLICRNYKGDVDMAEIDHFMPLLMQHEEEGLLCPVISHGNNHFMWIKHSNLYLVATTNKNSNASLVYSFLYKLVEVFTEYFKELEEESIQDNFVVVYELLDELMDFGFPQTTDSKILQEYITQEGTKLEVAKTKVPTTVTNAVSWRSEGIKYKKNEVFIDVIESINVLVNANGSVMSSDIVGSIKLKTMLSGMPELRLGLNDRVLFALTGRDKGKTVVMEDVKFHQCVRLSRFESDRTISFIPPDGESELMSYRINTHVKPLIWIESIIEKFSHSRVEIMVKAKGQFKKQSVANNVEVRVPVPSDADSPKFKTSTGNAKYVPEKNLVVWTIKSFPGGKEFLMRAHFGLPSVENDEAEGKPPITVKFEIPYFTVSGIQVRYMKIIEKSGYQALPWVRYITQSGDYQLRTNV from the exons ATGTCTGCCTCCGCTATATTCGTCTTGGATCTCAAGGGGAAG gtGCTGATTTGTCGGAACTACAAAGGCGATGTGGACATGGCAGAGATTGATCACTTCATGCCTTTACTCATGCAACATGAGGAGGAAGGGCTTCTCTGTCCTGTAATATCACACGGCAATAATCACTTCATGTGGATCAAACACAGCAACTTGTACC TGGTGGCCACCACAAACAAGAACTCCAATGCTTCCCTTGTGTACTCATTTCTCTACAAACTAGTGGAG GTATTCACAGAGTACTtcaaagagctggaggaggagagtaTACAGGACAATTTTGTGGTCGTCTATGAGCTACTGGATGAACTGATGGACTTTGGGTTCCCACAGACAACTGACAGCAAGATCCTACAAGA ATATATTACTCAGGAAGGTACAAAGCTCGAGGTGGCAAAGACCAAGGTGCCGACCACCGTCACCAACGCTGTCTCCTGGAGGTCAGAGGGTATCAAATATAAGAAGAACGAGGTCTTTATTGATGTCATCGAGTCCATCAATGTACTG GTGAATGCTAATGGCAGTGTGATGAGCAGTGATATTGTGGGCAGCATCAAGCTGAAGACCATGCTGTCTGGGATGCCTGAACTACGCTTGGGCCTTAATGATCGAGTGCTTTTTGCCCTCACTGGGC GCGACAAGGGAAAGACTGTGGTGATGGAAGATGTAAAGTTCCACCAGTGTGTCCGTCTGTCACGTTTTGAGAGTGACCGAACAATCTCCTTCATTCCTCCGGACGGGGAGTCTGAACTCATGTCCTACCGCATTAATACCCAC GTTAAGCCTCTGATATGGATTGAATCAATTATAGAGAAATTCTCTCACAGTAGAGTGGAAATCATGGTTAAG GCAAAAGGGCAATTTAAAAAGCAGTCTGTGGCAAATAATGTGGAGGTGAGAGTTCCTGTCCCCAGTGATGCTGACTCTCCCAAGTTCAAAACCAGCACAGGAAATGCCAAATATGTGCCGGAGAAGAATCTGGTTGTGTGGACTATCAAGTCTTTCCCC GGAGGTAAGGAGTTTCTCATGAGAGCTCATTTCGGTCTGCCCAGTGTGGAAAATGATGAGGCTGAAGGCAAACCTCCCATTACTGTGAAATTTGAAATACCATACTTTACAGTCTCAGGAATACAG GTGCGATATATGAAGATCATAGAAAAAAGTGGTTATCAGGCTTTACCCTGGGTCCGCTACATTACACAGAGTGGAG ATTACCAGCTGAGGACCAATGTGTAA